TCAGCCCAGTCCCACTCCTCTGCTGTCACTGGGCGCAGGTTGCAGTCTACTAGCTTCATTTCCCAGGTTTGAGGCAAGATCCCTGCCACCGTGATGATACCCAGGGGTGGCAACTGTGCCTTTAGGTTCACCAGTTCCAATGTCTTGTCAAATGACCAAAAGCTTTGGGGAAAGCGGGGATAAACCAACAGTGCACGCATGGAAGTGCTGACTCCTCAGTGACAACAGAACGGTGACCGTGCTGACAAGAGGATTCTCTACAACACTTACACAACCCTCACTGCACTATATCATCCTCCTAGCCTAGGTAACAGCATCAGCATTTCACTAAAAAGTATTGACATTCCTAGCGACTGCGACATCTCTAGGGCTACCGCTGTCCAGTGACAATGTAGGCAACTCGCTGGCCAATGTTAGTAGCGTGGTCTGCCATGCGTTCTAGGTGACGGATCACTAAGACTAAGAGCACGATCGGCTCCACTACCCCCTGAATGTTGCTTTGTCCTGCCAGCAGCTTATAGAGTTCGTCATAGTCAGAATCGACGGCATCGTCTCGTTCTTTCACCGCTAGACCCGATTCAGCATCTAGGTTTGATAAGGCCGCCAGACTCATCGCTAACATGGCACGACAGCGATCGAGCATAATCTGGATCCGCGCCATGCACTCTTGAGGAGGATACTGGAAAAGTTTAATGGCAATCTCCCCTAAATCTTTAGCGTAGTCACCAATCCGCTCTAAATCTCGAACTAGCTGCATAACAGCACTTAACATCCGTAGGTCTTGATTGATGGGAGACTGTAATGCCATTAACCCTACACAGTCTAGCTCAATCTTTTTGTAGAGCTGATCAATTTGCTTATCTTGAACAGCAATCTGACTGGCAGCCTCTAGGTGACTCTCAAACAGAGCTTGGCGCGCTAGCCAGCATGAATGCTCTACAAGTGCACCCATTCGCAAAACATCTCGCTGCACTTGTCTCAGTTGCCGTTCAAAGTTAGCGCGATGACTAAATCTCTGTTCCACCAATACACCTATGTTCCTTTGATAGCAGAGAATGGAATCGTAGCGACAAAGTACTAACACGAGAGTACTGATATAAGTACTAATCCACTGCGCCGAACTCGATAGGCAGCACCCACTGCTTGAGCAACGTTAGACACCAAATAATTCCTAGCATCATACAATTCCCAGCATTATAGGAGTTCACCAGTTGTACATACAATGCAAGGTCACAGTCTAGTCTCAGGGTATTGCTTTAACCCGTAGTCAACGCTTTAGTGCTAAATTGCCAATTACTATCTCTACAGCTATAGCCTTCAATTTAACGCAGCAATAGTTGTAAAGGCTATGCCACCTATCAATATCACCAGCTACAGACACTATGGCTATTCGCCATCAACTTCAGGAACCATCACATTAATAACAACTATAATAACAACTATGTATTCATGATATTGATATTGACGATAGTATCTAGAGATTAAGAAATGAGAAATGATATATTATCAAACGCTCATGATCCCGTAAAGGATGCTTCTACTTATAGGATTTCCTTATAGGATTGAGCGCGGAATTGACTTGGCGCGGGTGTTTATGGCCATTGACACAGACTGTGACGTAGAGCTAAAGCCTATCTATTGGCGTTATATTTCTTGACAATTCTGACATCACGGGTTCCAATTGCTCCAGACGGGATAGCCTAACAATCTCAATACTGAGTTCCTAACCTCGTAGAATCATAGAGGGTAGTTTTAGCCACTTGATGATGCATGGAGAAAATCACTCTGTGCACAGGAGCTTAAGTTGCTGACTGTTGCTCATCACGGCTTACGACTATCTGACCGAGCAATGGTGTTAATGGGGATATGGCAGAACTGCAAGCGCTGATTTTTGATGTTGATGGCACTCTGGCAGATACTGAGCGAGATGGGCATCGAGTCGCATTTAACCGGGCTTTTGCGGAAGCTGGGCTAGATTGGGACTGGACAGTTGATTTGTATGGCAAGTTATTGAAGGTAACAGGTGGCAAAGAGCGAATACTGCACTATCTAGAGACCTATCGGCCTGATTTTCCTCGTCCTCAGAATCTTAAGGAGTTTATTGCTGGGCTGCACGCTGCCAAGACTCGCCATTACACCCAGTTGCTAGCAGAGGGCAGTATTCCCTTGCGTCCAGGGGTCAAGCGCCTGCTAGAAGAGGCACGGGCTGAAGGCTTACGGCTGGCGATCGCCACCACAACAACCCCTGCCAATGTGACAGCTCTAGTGGAAAGTACCCTAGGTAGGCAAGGCATGAGCTGGTTTGAGGTGATTGGTGCTGGTGATGTTGTGCCTGCAAAAAAGCCTGCCCCTGACATTTATACTTATGTGTTGGAAAAGATGCGGCTGAGTCCCAATGAGTGTCTTGCCTTTGAAGACTCGGATAACGGGCTGAAGTCGGCAACAGCGGCTGGCTTAAGGACGATTGTTACAGTAAACGACTATACTCGAACCCAAGACTTCACGGGTGCGATTCTGGTTCTGGATCATCTTGGGGATCCTGGCAACGTATTCCAAGTGATTAGCGGTCAAGCTGGATGGACAACCTATCTGGATGTAGCGTTGGTACGATCGTTGTATCATCAACACGTTAGCTTACGGAAGTAGTGCCCATGAAAATTGTAGTCACGGGTGCAACCGGATTTATCGGCAGTCGGCTAGTGGAGCGTCTCCAAGCTGAGGGTCATACAGTAGTTGTGCTAACGCGATCGCCAGCACGAGCACACCGAATTTTTCCTGCCCAAGCCTTTCCTAAGGTTGAGGTTGTGAGCTATGACCCGATGGCCTTAGGTGATTGGCAACAGGCCCTAGTTGGTTGTGATGGGGTTGTTAACCTAGCAGGTGCTCCTATTGCTGATCAGCGCTGGACACGGGAGTACAAGCAAGAGATTCTCAATAGTCGCCAAGGTGCTACCCGTACCCTGGTAGCTGCGATTGCCAATGCCAATCCTCGCCCATCAGTGCTGGTCAGTGCCTCTGCTATTGGATATTACGGCACTAGCGAGACAGCGACCTTTGAGGAAACTAGCCCAGCAGGCACAGACTTTTTGGCCGAGGTCTGTCAAGAATGGGAAGCTGCAGCTCAGGAGGTAACTAGGGCTGGGGTGCGCTTGGTGATTACCCGTATTGGCATCGTGGTAGGCAATGGGGGTGCGATCGCCAAAATGCTGATGCCATTCCGTCTGTTTATTGGTGGCCCGTTGGGTAAGGGCAGTCAATGGTTCTCATGGATTCACCGTGATGATCTAGCTGGTCTAATCCTGATGGCCCTTTCCCGTCCTGATATTAGTGGTGTTCTCAATGCTACTGCTCCGAACCCTGTACGCATGACAGAACTCTGCCAAACCTTGGGAACATTGCTTCAGCGTCCCTCCTGGTTACCCGTACCTGCCTTTGCCTTAGAACTCTTGCTAGGCGATGCTGCTAAATTAGTTTTGGAGGGGCAGAAAGTCATCCCTAAGCGTGCTCAAGAGCTTGGGTTTCAGTACCAGTACCCTACGATCGCAGATGCGCTTGCTCAGGTGATTCAGGAGTAAAATCAGCTACTATCTCTTTTCAGTGCTGAGAGGGCTAGATTTAGGATGAGTATTCGATTGATCAACAATGCTTGCTAGGAGCGAACCTATGGGTGACTCAAAACGACGAAAAGATACGCTGGGCGATGACTATGGTAAAGAACAACGGCTCTATCCCTGGTTTCCTCTGACTAAAAGCCAGACGCAGACGTTCATGAAAATCACCTCTACAGGTGCATGGATTGGTATCTTTGCTATGATTGCTGCCTGGCTGACCATTCGCTTTATAGGGCCTTATTTTGGCTGGTGGGATATTAACTAGACGGGTATATCGCGCCATCCATGGTTAGGGAGCTATGGCATTCACCTACGATCGCACCATTCGTTTTCAAGATACCGATGCAGCAGGCGTTGTTTTTTTCGCTAATATCTTAGCAATTTGCCATGAGGCCTACGAAGCTTCCTTGGCAGCTAGCAGTGTTGATTTGAAGAGTTTTTTTAGTGGCCGAGAGTTAGCTGTGCCCATTACCCATACTAGGGCAGACTTTTTGCGTCCATTGTTTTGCGGCGATCGTATTACCATTCAACTAACACCCCAACAGACCAGCGATACCGACTTTG
The nucleotide sequence above comes from Cyanobacteriota bacterium. Encoded proteins:
- a CDS encoding B12-binding domain-containing radical SAM protein — encoded protein: MRALLVYPRFPQSFWSFDKTLELVNLKAQLPPLGIITVAGILPQTWEMKLVDCNLRPVTAEEWDWA
- a CDS encoding TIGR01777 family oxidoreductase; the encoded protein is MKIVVTGATGFIGSRLVERLQAEGHTVVVLTRSPARAHRIFPAQAFPKVEVVSYDPMALGDWQQALVGCDGVVNLAGAPIADQRWTREYKQEILNSRQGATRTLVAAIANANPRPSVLVSASAIGYYGTSETATFEETSPAGTDFLAEVCQEWEAAAQEVTRAGVRLVITRIGIVVGNGGAIAKMLMPFRLFIGGPLGKGSQWFSWIHRDDLAGLILMALSRPDISGVLNATAPNPVRMTELCQTLGTLLQRPSWLPVPAFALELLLGDAAKLVLEGQKVIPKRAQELGFQYQYPTIADALAQVIQE
- a CDS encoding DUF2839 domain-containing protein → MGDSKRRKDTLGDDYGKEQRLYPWFPLTKSQTQTFMKITSTGAWIGIFAMIAAWLTIRFIGPYFGWWDIN
- a CDS encoding acyl-CoA thioesterase, yielding MAFTYDRTIRFQDTDAAGVVFFANILAICHEAYEASLAASSVDLKSFFSGRELAVPITHTRADFLRPLFCGDRITIQLTPQQTSDTDFEVQYQLVSSERPDKLVSSVFTRHVCVQVATRTRTHLPATILQWLEQWK
- a CDS encoding HAD family hydrolase, whose protein sequence is MAELQALIFDVDGTLADTERDGHRVAFNRAFAEAGLDWDWTVDLYGKLLKVTGGKERILHYLETYRPDFPRPQNLKEFIAGLHAAKTRHYTQLLAEGSIPLRPGVKRLLEEARAEGLRLAIATTTTPANVTALVESTLGRQGMSWFEVIGAGDVVPAKKPAPDIYTYVLEKMRLSPNECLAFEDSDNGLKSATAAGLRTIVTVNDYTRTQDFTGAILVLDHLGDPGNVFQVISGQAGWTTYLDVALVRSLYHQHVSLRK
- the phoU gene encoding phosphate signaling complex protein PhoU, yielding MEQRFSHRANFERQLRQVQRDVLRMGALVEHSCWLARQALFESHLEAASQIAVQDKQIDQLYKKIELDCVGLMALQSPINQDLRMLSAVMQLVRDLERIGDYAKDLGEIAIKLFQYPPQECMARIQIMLDRCRAMLAMSLAALSNLDAESGLAVKERDDAVDSDYDELYKLLAGQSNIQGVVEPIVLLVLVIRHLERMADHATNIGQRVAYIVTGQR